One segment of Solanum lycopersicum chromosome 1, SLM_r2.1 DNA contains the following:
- the LOC101265281 gene encoding 13S globulin seed storage protein-like has translation MDLILASKKADKIIMEVEGVGGYYGWSSSQFPLLSQKKLAAGLFLLQPHAFVQPYYSVSSKIAYVCQGECIVGLISSEDSKEEVIKLQKGDTLPLTMKEVSWWYNDGESKLEIIFLGEYDDEYTPGEYCGFFLTGFTGILNGFSNELIAKSFHMTKPEIEKLIKEETSCNIIIKIKEDTKMPEPCNKNAKHELVFNLDSAEHCTVQVKNGGILSAVTCRNLPLLRDIGLSANHVVLEGGALFGPVFTADLSVQLSYVTKGSGRVQIVGPLRKVVLDTKVKEGELFFVPKFFPFVVEADEGGMEFFSVITSSKQVYGGLSGGKNSIWKAISPSVLEASLNVTESFKSKIAKGAVIAPPSTI, from the exons ATGGATTTAATATTGGCATCGAAAAAAgcagataaaataataatggaaGTTGAAGGAGTTGGTGGATACTACGGTTGGTCAAGTAGCCAATTTCCTCTTCTTAGCCAGAAAAAACTTGCTGCTGGATTATTTCTTCTTCAGCCTCATGCGTTTGTTCAACCTTACTATTCCGTTTCCTCAAAAATTGCTTATGTTTGTCAAG GTGAATGCATTGTGGGGCTGATATCATCGGAAGATTCAAAAGAAGAagttataaaattacaaaaagggGATACTCTACCTCTTACCATGAAAGAGGTGTCATGGTGGTACAATGATGGAGAGTCTAAACTCGAAATAATTTTCTTAGGAGAATATGATGATGAATACACCCCTGGAGAATACTGTGGTTTCTTCTTAACTGGATTCACCGGTATTTTAAATGGATTCTCTAATGAACTCATAGCTAAATCTTTTCACATGACCAAACCTGAAATCGAAAAACTTATAAAAGAAGAGACTAgttgtaatattattattaaaataaaggaAGACACAAAAATGCCAGAACCTTGTAACAAAAACGCGAAACACGAGTTGGTTTTCAACTTGGATAGCGCGGAACATTGTACCGTTCAGGTAAAAAATGGTGGAATTTTATCCGCGGTAACTTGTAGGAATTTACCGTTGCTTAGAGACATTGGATTAAGCGCGAATCATGTAGTTTTGGAAGGTGGTGCTTTATTTGGTCCTGTTTTTACAGCGGATTTGTCCGTTCAGTTGAGTTATGTTACAAAAGGGAGTGGACGTGTTCAAATTGTGGGACCTTTACGTAAGGTTGTGTTGGATACCAAAGTGAAGGAAGGTGAATTGTTCTTTGTTCCTAAATTCTTTCCGTTTGTTGTGGAAGCTGATGAAGGAGGAATGGAGTTCTTCTCAGTCATAACGTCGTCAAA GCAAGTATACGGAGGATTATCAGGCGGGAAAAATTCAATTTGGAAAGCAATATCTCCATCAGTTTTAGAGGCCTCTCTAAATGTGACGGAGTCTTTCAAGTCCAAGATTGCTAAGGGTGCAGTGATTGCCCCACCTTCAACTATTTAA
- the LOC101255335 gene encoding 3-hydroxyisobutyryl-CoA hydrolase 1-like isoform X1, with translation MAQTSCNNGETDQVLVEERGSVRTFILNRPKQLNALSFQMISRLAELFYASEEDSNVKMIILKGHGRAFCAGGDLSTPFHIIHQGNWQLGANYIRELYTLIYMIATYRKPQVSILNGIVMGAGAGVSIHGRFRVATEKSVFAMPETAMGLFPDVGSSYFLSRLPGFFGEYAGLTGFRLDGAEMFACGLATHFVSSDKLPLLEQALVEVNTSDPDAISAIISHFSHIPKLKEGSPYHKMKIINHCFSRRTIEEIISTLESKALDKKDDWISSTIQLLKKASPTSLKITLRLIREGRLQGVDSCLVREYGIFCHVLRGEFNKDILEGFRAIIIEKDRNPKWDPSGVELVRDDDVDRYYTKIDDEDWEDLKLPPRSYLPPPHAIAKL, from the exons ATGGCTCAAACCTCTTGTAACAATGGGGAAACTGATCAG GTCTTGGTGGAGGAGCGCGGAAGTGTTAGAACATTCATATTAAATAGGCCAAAGCAGTTGAATGCACTTTCTTTTCAAATG ATATCTCGGCTTGCGGAGCTTTTCTATGCGAGTGAAGAAGATTCTAATGTGAAGATGATAATATTAAAG GGACACGGAAGGGCTTTTTGTGCTGGTGGTGATCTTTCAACTCCTTTTCATATTATTCACCAGG GTAACTGGCAACTCGGTGCTAATTATATCCGAGAGCTGTACACCTTGATTTATATGATTGCAACATATAGAAAACCCCAG GTTTCCATCCTTAATGGAATTGTCATGGGAGCCGGAGCTGGTGTTTCTATACATGGTAGATTTCGAGTTGCAACAGAAAAGTCG GTATTCGCTATGCCTGAAACAGCTATGGGACTCTTTCCTGATGTAGGTTCCTCTTACTTTTTATCAAGACTTCCAGGATTCTTTG GGGAATATGCTGGTCTTACTGGTTTTAGGTTGGATGGAGCTGAAATGTTTGCTTGTGGTCTTGCAACCCACTTTGTATCATCGGAT AAATTGCCACTTTTAGAACAAGCACTAGTTGAAGTCAATACGAGTGATCCAGATGCTATATCTGCTATCATAAGTCACTTCTCCCACATACCAAAGTTGAAAGAAGGAAGTCCATACCACAA GATGAAGATTATTAATCACTGTTTCTCTCGAAGGACCATTGAAGAAATCATATCTACTCTT gaaagtAAGGCTTTGGACAAGAAGGATGACTGGATCTCTTCGACCATTCAATTGCTGAAGAAAGCATCCCCTACAAGTCTTAAAATTACCTTGAGATTA ATAAGAGAAGGGAGGCTGCAAGGTGTTGATAGTTGCCTTGTCCGTGAGTATGGGATATTTTGTCATGTGTTGAGGGGAGAGTTTAACAAGGATATTCTTGAG GGATTCAGGGCCATAATCATAGAAAAGGATAGAAATCCTAAG TGGGATCCCTCCGGAGTGGAACTAGTTAGAGATGATGATGTTGATCGTTACTACACCAAGATAGATGATGAAGACTGGGAAGACCTAAAGCTGCCTCCAAGATCATACTTGCCTCCTCCACATGCTATTGCCAAGCTCTAA
- the LOC101255335 gene encoding 3-hydroxyisobutyryl-CoA hydrolase 1-like isoform X2, with protein MAQTSCNNGETDQVLVEERGSVRTFILNRPKQLNALSFQMISRLAELFYASEEDSNVKMIILKGHGRAFCAGGDLSTPFHIIHQGNWQLGANYIRELYTLIYMIATYRKPQVSILNGIVMGAGAGVSIHGRFRVATEKSVFAMPETAMGLFPDKLPLLEQALVEVNTSDPDAISAIISHFSHIPKLKEGSPYHKMKIINHCFSRRTIEEIISTLESKALDKKDDWISSTIQLLKKASPTSLKITLRLIREGRLQGVDSCLVREYGIFCHVLRGEFNKDILEGFRAIIIEKDRNPKWDPSGVELVRDDDVDRYYTKIDDEDWEDLKLPPRSYLPPPHAIAKL; from the exons ATGGCTCAAACCTCTTGTAACAATGGGGAAACTGATCAG GTCTTGGTGGAGGAGCGCGGAAGTGTTAGAACATTCATATTAAATAGGCCAAAGCAGTTGAATGCACTTTCTTTTCAAATG ATATCTCGGCTTGCGGAGCTTTTCTATGCGAGTGAAGAAGATTCTAATGTGAAGATGATAATATTAAAG GGACACGGAAGGGCTTTTTGTGCTGGTGGTGATCTTTCAACTCCTTTTCATATTATTCACCAGG GTAACTGGCAACTCGGTGCTAATTATATCCGAGAGCTGTACACCTTGATTTATATGATTGCAACATATAGAAAACCCCAG GTTTCCATCCTTAATGGAATTGTCATGGGAGCCGGAGCTGGTGTTTCTATACATGGTAGATTTCGAGTTGCAACAGAAAAGTCG GTATTCGCTATGCCTGAAACAGCTATGGGACTCTTTCCTGAT AAATTGCCACTTTTAGAACAAGCACTAGTTGAAGTCAATACGAGTGATCCAGATGCTATATCTGCTATCATAAGTCACTTCTCCCACATACCAAAGTTGAAAGAAGGAAGTCCATACCACAA GATGAAGATTATTAATCACTGTTTCTCTCGAAGGACCATTGAAGAAATCATATCTACTCTT gaaagtAAGGCTTTGGACAAGAAGGATGACTGGATCTCTTCGACCATTCAATTGCTGAAGAAAGCATCCCCTACAAGTCTTAAAATTACCTTGAGATTA ATAAGAGAAGGGAGGCTGCAAGGTGTTGATAGTTGCCTTGTCCGTGAGTATGGGATATTTTGTCATGTGTTGAGGGGAGAGTTTAACAAGGATATTCTTGAG GGATTCAGGGCCATAATCATAGAAAAGGATAGAAATCCTAAG TGGGATCCCTCCGGAGTGGAACTAGTTAGAGATGATGATGTTGATCGTTACTACACCAAGATAGATGATGAAGACTGGGAAGACCTAAAGCTGCCTCCAAGATCATACTTGCCTCCTCCACATGCTATTGCCAAGCTCTAA
- the LOC101245496 gene encoding vestitone reductase isoform X1 — MEIKEMGRVCVTGFVGSWLIMRLLQRGYSVNTTIRSHPDRNRDIKYLTKLEGASERLQIFNADMNKPQSFTAAIEGCVGVFHVAQPMDFEKEEVDEIKVKSVITATLGILQACVDSKTVKRVVYTSSVASVIFNDKGLDESSWSDVDFIKFAKPFLLCYSTCKTLTEKAAIEFAAKNRLHLVSVAASWIHGPFITPHCPFTVQIFLDIIFRNGEEGVLEQQKYIPFVHVDDVVNAHIFLFEHSNANGRYICSSGETTIFELSKFLSARYPQYEIPIIEGSMEGLKYPKLSVKKLLDTGFEFKYYGQLEEMYDGAIECCKTRGLL, encoded by the exons atggaaatcaaagaaatggGCAGGGTATGTGTAACAGGATTTGTTGGATCATGGCTCATCATGAGGCTTCTTCAACGTGGCTACTCTGTCAACACCACCATTCGATCTCATCCAg ATAGAAACAGAGATATTAAGTACCTCACAAAACTAGAAGGTGCATCAGAGAGACTTCAAATTTTCAATGCTGATATGAACAAACCACAAAGTTTTACTGCAGCAATTGAAGGATGTGTGGGAGTTTTCCATGTAGCTCAGCCCATGGATTTTGAAAAGGAAGAAGTCGATGAAATAAAGGTGAAAAGTGTCATTACAGCAACATTGGGGATTTTACAAGCGTGTGTTGATTCAAAGACAGTTAAGCGAGTCGTGTATACTTCCAGTGTTGCTTCTGTTATATTTAATGATAAAGGCTTAGATGAAAGCTCTTGGAGTGATGTTGATTTCATCAAATTTGCAAAGCCGTTTCTGTTATGTTATTCAACCTGTAAGACATTGACAGAGAAAGCAGCCATTGAATTTGCAGCAAAAAATCGACTCCACTTAGTTTCTGTAGCTGCTTCTTGGATACATGGACCCTTCATAACTCCTCATTGTCCATTCACTGTTCAAATTTTTCTGGACATCATATTTC GAAATGGCGAAGAAGGTGTGCTAGaacaacaaaaatacatacctTTTGTACATGTAGATGATGTGGTGAATGCACATATCTTTCTTTTTGAGCATTCAAATGCAAATGGAAGATATATTTGTTCTTCTGGAGAAACTACAATATTTGAACTCTCCAAATTTCTTTCGGCCAGATATCCTCAATATGAAATACCCATTATAGAAGG TTCAATGGAGGGTCTAAAATATCCCAAACTTTCAGTAAAAAAGCTCTTGGACACTGGATTTGAGTTTAAGTACTATGGACAATTAGAGGAAATGTATGATGGAGCAATTGAATGTTGCAAAACAAGAGGGCTGCTCTAG
- the LOC101259683 gene encoding cytochrome P450 704C1-like isoform X1, translating into MEQLLLDPMKYKNCKPNMHKGHNIVSMEILDCSIMSITATVVSFLFCGFIVHLLTRKLHDKRRYHPIGGTIFNQLINFHRLHHFMTDLAGKYKTYRLISPFRNEIYTSDPANVEYILKTNFDNYGKGWHSYSILKDLLGDGIFAVDGDKWREQRKLSSHEFSTRVLRDFSSVVFRKNAAKFAHILSELVKSNKIVDIQDLFMKATLDSVFKVAFGVELDSMCGSNEQGKNFNAAFDNASAMTLWRYVDVFWKIKRYLKIGSEAKLKENIKIVDAFVCKLIRRKTEQMSAPEADLSWKKEDILSRFLQISGTNPKYLRDIILNFVIAGKDTTATTLSWFIYVLCKYPHVQEKVAQEIKESTTEKENATDITDFAANVSEDALEKMQYLHAALTETLRLYPAVPVDPKICFSDDTLPDGFSVKKGDMVSYLPYAMGRMKFIWGDDAEEYKPERWLDGDGFFRQENPFKFTAFQAGPRICLGKEFAYRQMKIFSAVLLHHFVFKLSDDNKATNYRTMITLHIDGGLHVRVFSRQRN; encoded by the exons ATGGAACAACTTCTACTAGATCCCATGAAGTATAAAAATTGTAAGCCAAATATGCACAAAGGACACAACATAGTTTCCATGGAAATTCTTGATTGTTCCATTATGTCCATAACAGCCACCGTTGTCTCATTTCTCTTTTGTGGATTCATAGTTCATCTTCTGACAAGAAAACTACATGACAAAAGGAGATACCATCCAATCGGTGGCACCATTTTCAATCAGCTCATCAACTTCCACAGGTTGCACCATTTCATGACTGATCTTGCTGGCAAGTACAAGACTTACAGATTGATTAGCCCTTTCAGGAATGAGATTTATACTTCTGACCCTGCTAACGTTGAGTACATTCTCAAAACAAACTTTGACAACTATGGCAAG GGATGGCATAGTTACAGCATCCTAAAGGACCTGTTAGGGGATGGAATTTTCGCAGTTGATGGTGATAAGTGGAGGGAGCAGAGGAAGTTGTCGAGTCACGAGTTCTCCACAAGGGTCTTGAGGGATTTTAGCAGTGTGGTTTTCAGAAAAAATGCAGCCAAGTTTGCCCATATATTGTCTGAACTTGTCAAATCCAACAAGATAGTGGACATTCAA GATCTGTTCATGAAAGCAACTCTAGATTCCGTATTCAAGGTTGCCTTCGGAGTTGAGCTAGACAGCATGTGTGGTTCAAATGAACAAGGCAAAAACTTCAATGCTGCATTTGACAACGCAAGTGCAATGACACTTTGGAGATATGTTGATGTTTTCTGGAAGATTAAAAGATATCTCAAAATTGGATCAGAAgcaaagttaaaagaaaatataaaaattgttgaCGCATTTGTTTGTAAACTGATCCGTAGAAAAACTGAGCAGATGAGTGCGCCAGAAGCTGATTTATCT TGGAAGAAAGAAGACATTTTGTCAAGGTTTCTGCAAATATCTGGTACAAATCCAAAGTATTTGCGTGATATAATATTGAACTTCGTAATAGCAGGCAAAGATACAACAGCAACCACCCTTTCCTGGTTCATATATGTGCTATGCAAGTACCCTCATGTACAGGAGAAAGTAGCACAAGAGATCAAAGAATCAACAACCGAGAAAGAAAATGCAACAGATATAACAGATTTTGCTGCCAATGTAAGTGAAGATGCCCTTGAAAAGATGCAATATCTTCATGCAGCACTGACAGAGACCTTAAGGCTTTATCCTGCAGTTCCAGTG GATCCAAAAATATGCTTTTCTGATGACACCTTACCAGATGGATTCAGTGTGAAGAAAGGGGACATGGTGAGTTACCTACCATATGCAATGGgaagaatgaaatttatatgGGGTGATGATGCAGAAGAATATAAACCGGAGAGATGGCTTGATGGGGACGGTTTCTTCAGGCAAGAGAATCCCTTCAAATTTACAGCTTTCCAG GCAGGGCCAAGGATTTGCTTGGGAAAGGAGTTTGCTTATAGGCAAATGAAGATATTCTCTGCTGTTTTATTACATCACTTTGTTTTCAAGTTGAGTGATGACAACAAGGCTACCAACTACAGGACAATGATTACTCTTCACATTGATGGGGGATTGCATGTTCGTGTCTTTAGTAGACAGCGCAATTAG
- the LOC101259683 gene encoding cytochrome P450 704C1-like isoform X2 — MEQLLLDPMKYKNCKPNMHKGHNIVSMEILDCSIMSITATVVSFLFCGFIVHLLTRKLHDKRRYHPIGGTIFNQLINFHRLHHFMTDLAGKYKTYRLISPFRNEIYTSDPANVEYILKTNFDNYGKGWHSYSILKDLLGDGIFAVDGDKWREQRKLSSHEFSTRVLRDFSSVVFRKNAAKFAHILSELVKSNKIVDIQDLFMKATLDSVFKVAFGVELDSMCGSNEQGKNFNAAFDNASAMTLWRYVDVFWKIKRYLKIGSEAKLKENIKIVDAFVCKLIRRKTEQMSAPEADLSWKKEDILSRFLQISGTNPKYLRDIILNFVIAGKDTTATTLSWFIYVLCKYPHVQEKVAQEIKESTTEKENATDITDFAANVSEDALEKMQYLHAALTETLRLYPAVPVDPKICFSDDTLPDGFSVKKGDMVSYLPYAMGRMKFIWGDDAEEYKPERWLDGDGFFRQGQGFAWERSLLIGK; from the exons ATGGAACAACTTCTACTAGATCCCATGAAGTATAAAAATTGTAAGCCAAATATGCACAAAGGACACAACATAGTTTCCATGGAAATTCTTGATTGTTCCATTATGTCCATAACAGCCACCGTTGTCTCATTTCTCTTTTGTGGATTCATAGTTCATCTTCTGACAAGAAAACTACATGACAAAAGGAGATACCATCCAATCGGTGGCACCATTTTCAATCAGCTCATCAACTTCCACAGGTTGCACCATTTCATGACTGATCTTGCTGGCAAGTACAAGACTTACAGATTGATTAGCCCTTTCAGGAATGAGATTTATACTTCTGACCCTGCTAACGTTGAGTACATTCTCAAAACAAACTTTGACAACTATGGCAAG GGATGGCATAGTTACAGCATCCTAAAGGACCTGTTAGGGGATGGAATTTTCGCAGTTGATGGTGATAAGTGGAGGGAGCAGAGGAAGTTGTCGAGTCACGAGTTCTCCACAAGGGTCTTGAGGGATTTTAGCAGTGTGGTTTTCAGAAAAAATGCAGCCAAGTTTGCCCATATATTGTCTGAACTTGTCAAATCCAACAAGATAGTGGACATTCAA GATCTGTTCATGAAAGCAACTCTAGATTCCGTATTCAAGGTTGCCTTCGGAGTTGAGCTAGACAGCATGTGTGGTTCAAATGAACAAGGCAAAAACTTCAATGCTGCATTTGACAACGCAAGTGCAATGACACTTTGGAGATATGTTGATGTTTTCTGGAAGATTAAAAGATATCTCAAAATTGGATCAGAAgcaaagttaaaagaaaatataaaaattgttgaCGCATTTGTTTGTAAACTGATCCGTAGAAAAACTGAGCAGATGAGTGCGCCAGAAGCTGATTTATCT TGGAAGAAAGAAGACATTTTGTCAAGGTTTCTGCAAATATCTGGTACAAATCCAAAGTATTTGCGTGATATAATATTGAACTTCGTAATAGCAGGCAAAGATACAACAGCAACCACCCTTTCCTGGTTCATATATGTGCTATGCAAGTACCCTCATGTACAGGAGAAAGTAGCACAAGAGATCAAAGAATCAACAACCGAGAAAGAAAATGCAACAGATATAACAGATTTTGCTGCCAATGTAAGTGAAGATGCCCTTGAAAAGATGCAATATCTTCATGCAGCACTGACAGAGACCTTAAGGCTTTATCCTGCAGTTCCAGTG GATCCAAAAATATGCTTTTCTGATGACACCTTACCAGATGGATTCAGTGTGAAGAAAGGGGACATGGTGAGTTACCTACCATATGCAATGGgaagaatgaaatttatatgGGGTGATGATGCAGAAGAATATAAACCGGAGAGATGGCTTGATGGGGACGGTTTCTTCAG GCAGGGCCAAGGATTTGCTTGGGAAAGGAGTTTGCTTATAGGCAAATGA
- the LOC101245496 gene encoding vestitone reductase isoform X2 — protein sequence MRLLQRGYSVNTTIRSHPDRNRDIKYLTKLEGASERLQIFNADMNKPQSFTAAIEGCVGVFHVAQPMDFEKEEVDEIKVKSVITATLGILQACVDSKTVKRVVYTSSVASVIFNDKGLDESSWSDVDFIKFAKPFLLCYSTCKTLTEKAAIEFAAKNRLHLVSVAASWIHGPFITPHCPFTVQIFLDIIFRNGEEGVLEQQKYIPFVHVDDVVNAHIFLFEHSNANGRYICSSGETTIFELSKFLSARYPQYEIPIIEGSMEGLKYPKLSVKKLLDTGFEFKYYGQLEEMYDGAIECCKTRGLL from the exons ATGAGGCTTCTTCAACGTGGCTACTCTGTCAACACCACCATTCGATCTCATCCAg ATAGAAACAGAGATATTAAGTACCTCACAAAACTAGAAGGTGCATCAGAGAGACTTCAAATTTTCAATGCTGATATGAACAAACCACAAAGTTTTACTGCAGCAATTGAAGGATGTGTGGGAGTTTTCCATGTAGCTCAGCCCATGGATTTTGAAAAGGAAGAAGTCGATGAAATAAAGGTGAAAAGTGTCATTACAGCAACATTGGGGATTTTACAAGCGTGTGTTGATTCAAAGACAGTTAAGCGAGTCGTGTATACTTCCAGTGTTGCTTCTGTTATATTTAATGATAAAGGCTTAGATGAAAGCTCTTGGAGTGATGTTGATTTCATCAAATTTGCAAAGCCGTTTCTGTTATGTTATTCAACCTGTAAGACATTGACAGAGAAAGCAGCCATTGAATTTGCAGCAAAAAATCGACTCCACTTAGTTTCTGTAGCTGCTTCTTGGATACATGGACCCTTCATAACTCCTCATTGTCCATTCACTGTTCAAATTTTTCTGGACATCATATTTC GAAATGGCGAAGAAGGTGTGCTAGaacaacaaaaatacatacctTTTGTACATGTAGATGATGTGGTGAATGCACATATCTTTCTTTTTGAGCATTCAAATGCAAATGGAAGATATATTTGTTCTTCTGGAGAAACTACAATATTTGAACTCTCCAAATTTCTTTCGGCCAGATATCCTCAATATGAAATACCCATTATAGAAGG TTCAATGGAGGGTCTAAAATATCCCAAACTTTCAGTAAAAAAGCTCTTGGACACTGGATTTGAGTTTAAGTACTATGGACAATTAGAGGAAATGTATGATGGAGCAATTGAATGTTGCAAAACAAGAGGGCTGCTCTAG
- the LOC101257110 gene encoding cytochrome P450 704C1-like — protein sequence MIRYKTNMHNDILVVSMDTLKSSITISSIILSLVFCVFLVHLLTRKLHGKKRYHPIGGTIFNQLINFQRLHHYMTDLAAKYKTYRLISPFRNKIYTSDPANVEYILKTNIDNYGKGWYNYSILKDLLGNGIFAVDGDKWREQRKLLSHEFSTRVSRDFSSVVFRKNVAKLAQILSESANSNKAVDIQDLFMQSSLDSIIGVAFGAELDNTCGSNEEDKRFIDAFDNANATTTWRYTDIFWKIKRALNIGVEGKLRDNIRTVDAFVYKLIHIRTEQMSKPENHVLSMQWKKEDILSRLLQITDTDPKYLRDIILSILLSGKDTTSTTLSWFIYVLCKYPHVQEKVVQEIKEATTEKTNATDITEFAANVSEEALVKMQYLHAALTETLRLYPAVPLDPKICFSDDTLPDGFSVNKGDVVCYLPYAMGRMKFIWGDDAEEYKPERWLDRDGFFRPENPFKFTAFQAGPRICLGKEFAYRQMKIFSAVLLSYFVFKLSDDKKAINYRTMINLHIDGGLHVRVFRR from the exons ATGATACGTTATAAGACAAACATGCACAACGATATATTAGTGGTTTCCATGGATACTCTTAAAAGCTCCATAACCATATCATCCATAATTCTCTCACTTGTCTTTTGTGTGTTCCTAGTTCATCTTCTGACCAGAAAACTACATGGAAAAAAGAGATACCATCCAATTGGCGGCACCATTTTCAATCAGCTTATAAACTTCCAGAGGTTACACCATTACATGACTGATCTTGCTGCCAAGTACAAGACTTATAGATTGATTAGCCCTTTCAGGAATAAGATTTATACTTCTGACCCTGCTAACGTCGAATACATTCTCAAAACAAACATTGACAACTATGGCAAG GGATGGTATAATTATAGCATTCTAAAGGACTTGTTAGGGAATGGGATTTTTGCAGTTGATGGAGATAAATGGCGGGAGCAGAGGAAATTGTTGAGCCATGAGTTCTCTACGAGGGTCTCGAGGGATTTCAGCAGTGTGGTCTTCAGAAAAAATGTGGCAAAGCTAGCTCAAATATTATCTGAATCTGCCAATTCCAACAAGGCAGTTGACATTCAA GATCTATTCATGCAATCATCTCTAGATTCTATAATCGGAGTTGCCTTCGGAGCTGAGCTAGACAACACGTGCGGTTCAAATGAAGAAGACAAAAGATTTATCGATGCATTTGACAATGCTAATGCAACGACAACTTGGAGATATACTGATATCTTCTGGAAGATTAAAAGAGCTCTCAACATCGGAGTAGAAGGCAAGTTAAGGGACAATATCAGAACTGTTGATGCATTTGTCTATAAGCTGATCCACATAAGAACTGAGCAGATGAGTAAACCAGAAAATCATGTTCTATCT ATGCAGTGGAAGAAAGAAGACATTTTGTCAAGGTTATTGCAAATAACTGATACAGATCCCAAGTATTTGCGCGATATAATATTGAGCATCTTATTATCTGGCAAAGATACAACATCAACCACCCTTTCGTGGTTCATATATGTGCTTTGCAAGTACCCTCATGTACAGGAGAAAGTAGTACAAGAGATTAAAGAAGCAACAACTGAGAAAACAAATGCAACAGACATAACAGAATTTGCTGCTAATGTGAGTGAAGAAGCACTTGTAAAGATGCAATATCTTCATGCTGCATTGACAGAGACTCTTAGGCTTTATCCTGCAGTTCCATTG GATccaaaaatatgtttttcagATGACACCTTACCCGATGGATTCAGTGTGAACAAAGGGGACGTGGTGTGTTACCTACCATATGCAATGGGAAGAATGAAATTCATATGGGGTGATGATGCAGAAGAATATAAACCAGAGAGATGGCTTGATCGTGATGGTTTCTTCAGGCCAGAGAACCCCTTCAAATTTACAGCTTTCCAG GCAGGGCCGAGGATCTGCTTGGGAAAGGAGTTTGCTTATAGACAGATGAAGATATTCTCTGCTGTGTTGTTATCGTACTTTGTTTTCAAGTTGAGTGATGATAAGAAGGCTATCAACTACAGGACAATGATTAATCTTCACATTGATGGGGGATTGCATGTTCGTGTCTTTCGTAGATAA